AAGCTAGTTAAACACTTTGTAAATATATTTAAGCCACGGAGTTTGGATTGTATATCGTACCTTCCTCAAAATGTACAAAAGCCCATAATTAATTTACAAGAACAATCGTATGTGTCTCGAAACACTTTTAGTAAAAATATAAGTAAAGCCTATAAAGCGGTGTTTACTTCGTATATTAGTAATCATAGTGAACAAAAGGAAGCCCAATGTCTAAAAATATAGTTACAGAAAAAGTAAATGAACAGTTATCTTTGCAGTACGCGTACAAAAAACAATTATATTGTAAGCAATCTAACTTTCAAAAAGTAGAAATTGTAGAAGGCACTTATTATGGAACCATGTTATTTAATAATAATGTAGCCATGGTTTCTACTCACGATGAGTTTGTTTATCACGACATGATTGCCCATGTGCCTTTATTTTTACATCCTAATCCTAAAAAAGTATTAGTTATTGGGGGAGGTGATGGTGGTACTGCTCGCGAAGTTTTAAGACACTCTAGTGTAGAATTGTGTGACATGGTAGAAATTGATGCTGCTGTAGTAGAGGCTTGCAAAAAACATTTGTCTCAAACAGCGCAAGTTTTTGAAAATGACAAATTGCATTTGTATATAGAAGATGGAATTAATTTTATTAAAAATTGTAAACAAAAGTACGATGTTATATTAGTAGATTCTACCGACCCCGTGGGTGCGGCAAGCCCTTTGTTTGATGATGATTTTTATAAAAATGTTTATTCGTGTTTGTCTGACAACGGCATTGTTGTAGCTCAAGGGGAGTCGCCTTTTTATTATTTTGATATGCAAAAAAAATTATGCCAAATTATTAGTACATTTTTTCCAATAACAGGAGTGTATAATTACGCCAACTCCACTTATTATCCAGGAGGGGCTTGGTCTTTTATTTTAGGTTCAAAAACTTTACACCCCATTAAAGATTTTCAGTCTTCTAAAGTAGAA
Above is a window of Pseudobdellovibrionaceae bacterium DNA encoding:
- the speE gene encoding polyamine aminopropyltransferase; this encodes MSKNIVTEKVNEQLSLQYAYKKQLYCKQSNFQKVEIVEGTYYGTMLFNNNVAMVSTHDEFVYHDMIAHVPLFLHPNPKKVLVIGGGDGGTAREVLRHSSVELCDMVEIDAAVVEACKKHLSQTAQVFENDKLHLYIEDGINFIKNCKQKYDVILVDSTDPVGAASPLFDDDFYKNVYSCLSDNGIVVAQGESPFYYFDMQKKLCQIISTFFPITGVYNYANSTYYPGGAWSFILGSKTLHPIKDFQSSKVENSDLKFKYYNAQLHTAAFALPEFQKEALQAFTTL